In Paracoccus aerodenitrificans, the following are encoded in one genomic region:
- the rpsF gene encoding 30S ribosomal protein S6: MPLYEHVLIARQDLSNTQAEGLVEHFSTVLADNGGKVVDSEYWGVRTLAYKINKNRKGHYAFLRTDAPSAAVQEMERLARLHDDVMRVMSIKVDAHEEGPSVQMQKREERGERRERRDRDN; the protein is encoded by the coding sequence ATGCCGCTTTATGAGCATGTGCTGATCGCCCGCCAGGACCTGTCGAACACGCAGGCCGAAGGGCTGGTCGAACATTTTTCCACCGTGCTGGCCGATAATGGCGGCAAGGTGGTCGACAGCGAATACTGGGGTGTCCGCACCCTCGCCTATAAGATCAACAAGAACCGCAAGGGCCATTATGCCTTCCTGCGCACCGACGCGCCCTCGGCCGCCGTGCAGGAAATGGAGCGTCTGGCCCGTCTGCATGACGACGTAATGCGCGTCATGTCGATCAAGGTCGACGCGCATGAGGAAGGTCCGTCCGTCCAGATGCAGAAGCGCGAAGAGCGTGGCGAACGCCGCGAGCGTCGCGACCGCGACAATTAA
- a CDS encoding YceI family protein, which yields MTVHFSTSIFGSVIAAALAFGVPAIAQEAGAPVMSKPGDDRNIPDAGTYVFDPGHSQIMFSYDHMGFSVSRGFVNGVEGTITLDPEDLASSTVEASFPLSSLRTVAADLDEHLMGEDFFNVTGEPPLVTFTSTSVELEDDNEEARVTGDLTLNGVTKPVTLNVEFNGAGLDPMTQAPTVGFSIEGEIRRSEFNLGAFVPAVDDEVELQISVEAKKEG from the coding sequence ATGACCGTTCATTTCAGCACATCCATATTCGGTTCCGTCATCGCCGCAGCCCTCGCATTTGGCGTCCCCGCCATCGCGCAAGAGGCCGGTGCTCCTGTCATGTCGAAACCCGGCGATGACAGGAATATTCCCGATGCAGGCACCTATGTCTTCGATCCGGGTCACAGTCAGATCATGTTCAGCTATGATCACATGGGCTTCTCCGTCTCGCGCGGTTTCGTGAATGGAGTCGAAGGCACGATCACGCTCGATCCCGAGGATCTTGCTTCCTCCACCGTCGAGGCCTCTTTCCCGCTCTCGTCGCTGCGCACGGTTGCCGCGGATCTGGATGAGCATCTGATGGGCGAGGATTTCTTCAATGTGACGGGCGAGCCTCCGCTGGTGACCTTCACCTCGACCAGCGTTGAGCTTGAGGACGATAATGAGGAAGCACGGGTCACGGGTGATCTGACGCTGAACGGTGTGACGAAGCCGGTGACGCTGAATGTGGAATTCAACGGTGCGGGTCTTGATCCGATGACGCAGGCTCCGACGGTGGGTTTCAGCATCGAAGGTGAGATCAGGCGCTCGGAGTTCAATCTCGGCGCGTTCGTCCCGGCGGTGGATGATGAGGTCGAGTTGCAAATCTCTGTCGAGGCCAAGAAAGAGGGTTGA
- a CDS encoding cytochrome-c peroxidase translates to MRLPTLLLMFGTIAFPVHAQETQILDPGELREEAASLFEPIPETPQPITAPDGSEAEALESAKIELGKKLFFDPRMSASQLISCQTCHNVGLGGVDQLPTSIGHGWQQGPRNAPTMLNAVFNIAQFWDGRAADLAEQAMGPLQASVEMNNTPERLLETLSSMPAYVEEFAAAFPESDEALSFENFATAIEQFEATLITPNSAFDRFLGGEDDVMTEQQLSGLRAFIDTGCVGCHYGMNFGGDSYHPFGVIERPGGSIMPEADKGRFAVTETADDEYVFRAAPLRNISLTAPYFHSGAVWDLAEAVQIMSSAQIGTELTDQQADDIVAFLGALTGDQPLIEHPILPPRSETTPEPISMIQ, encoded by the coding sequence ATGCGTCTTCCCACATTATTACTGATGTTCGGCACTATCGCATTTCCCGTTCACGCTCAGGAGACGCAAATCCTGGACCCGGGAGAACTTCGTGAAGAGGCCGCATCGCTATTCGAGCCCATACCGGAAACCCCACAGCCAATCACTGCTCCAGACGGGAGTGAAGCAGAAGCGCTGGAGTCGGCAAAGATCGAACTTGGCAAGAAACTATTCTTCGATCCGCGTATGTCGGCATCGCAACTGATCTCTTGCCAGACCTGCCACAATGTCGGGTTGGGCGGTGTCGATCAGTTGCCAACCTCGATCGGACATGGCTGGCAGCAAGGACCACGCAACGCACCGACAATGCTGAACGCTGTGTTCAACATCGCCCAGTTCTGGGACGGTCGGGCGGCAGATCTTGCGGAACAGGCGATGGGACCTCTGCAAGCCTCGGTCGAAATGAACAATACTCCAGAGCGCCTGCTGGAAACTCTGAGCTCCATGCCAGCCTATGTAGAGGAATTCGCCGCTGCCTTTCCGGAAAGCGACGAAGCCCTCAGCTTCGAGAATTTCGCCACGGCTATCGAACAATTCGAAGCAACACTCATTACACCAAATTCCGCCTTTGACCGCTTCCTCGGAGGCGAGGACGATGTGATGACCGAACAGCAGCTTTCCGGCCTGCGTGCCTTTATAGATACAGGCTGTGTTGGCTGCCATTACGGGATGAATTTTGGTGGCGACAGCTATCATCCTTTCGGCGTAATCGAGCGTCCCGGCGGCTCGATAATGCCGGAAGCCGACAAGGGACGTTTCGCAGTCACCGAAACGGCGGACGATGAATATGTGTTCCGCGCTGCACCGCTGCGCAATATTTCCCTGACGGCGCCCTATTTCCATTCCGGTGCGGTCTGGGACCTTGCCGAAGCCGTTCAGATCATGTCGTCGGCGCAGATCGGCACAGAGCTGACGGACCAACAGGCCGATGACATTGTTGCCTTTCTTGGCGCACTGACAGGCGACCAGCCCCTGATCGAACACCCGATCCTGCCACCTCGCAGCGAAACCACGCCAGAGCCGATATCGATGATACAGTAA
- the speB gene encoding agmatinase: protein MALEDAKTQIDQSFTRQDPRGPSFENAFGGATSFLRRRYSKDMAGFDLAVTGIPFDQAVTNRPGTRFGPRAIREASTLQPYDPPYGWGYDPLSELAIADAGDMAFDYANTREVPARISEHIGGLLDQGVGTVTLGGDHFITLPILRAYAKRHGPVALIQFDAHSDSWVDDDPDRIDHGTFLYKAIREGVVDPTASVSIGIRTENPDTLGVTILDAPGVHRDGIDATLARIREVVSDRPVYLTFDIDALDPAFAPGTGTPVWGGLASWQAAALLRGLAGVKLLGGDVVEISPPYDTTGATAIAGAHVATELICLYGWTRRR from the coding sequence ATGGCTCTGGAAGACGCAAAGACGCAGATAGATCAGTCCTTTACCCGACAGGATCCGCGCGGACCCAGCTTTGAAAACGCGTTCGGCGGTGCGACGTCCTTTCTGCGGCGGCGCTATAGCAAGGATATGGCGGGGTTCGATCTTGCGGTGACGGGTATTCCCTTCGATCAGGCGGTCACGAACCGGCCCGGCACCCGTTTCGGGCCACGCGCTATCCGCGAGGCATCGACCCTGCAACCCTATGACCCGCCCTATGGCTGGGGCTATGACCCTCTGTCAGAGCTTGCCATCGCTGATGCCGGCGATATGGCTTTCGATTATGCCAATACGCGTGAGGTTCCGGCGCGGATCAGTGAGCATATTGGCGGGCTTCTGGATCAGGGCGTCGGTACGGTGACGCTTGGCGGAGATCATTTCATTACCCTGCCGATTCTGCGTGCCTATGCAAAGCGGCATGGCCCCGTTGCTTTGATCCAGTTCGATGCGCACAGCGATAGCTGGGTGGATGACGATCCCGACCGGATCGATCACGGCACGTTTCTTTACAAGGCGATCCGCGAAGGGGTCGTGGACCCCACTGCCAGCGTCAGTATCGGGATCAGGACCGAGAATCCGGATACGCTCGGCGTGACGATCCTTGATGCCCCGGGCGTTCATCGCGATGGGATCGACGCAACCCTTGCCCGTATCCGGGAGGTGGTATCGGACCGTCCGGTCTATCTCACCTTCGATATCGACGCGCTCGACCCGGCTTTCGCCCCCGGAACCGGAACTCCGGTCTGGGGCGGGCTGGCGTCATGGCAGGCAGCGGCGCTGTTGCGGGGGCTTGCGGGGGTGAAGCTGTTGGGCGGAGACGTTGTCGAGATCTCCCCTCCCTATGATACGACCGGCGCAACGGCCATCGCCGGGGCGCATGTCGCGACCGAACTGATCTGCCTTTATGGCTGGACCCGCCGCCGATAA
- the prfA gene encoding peptide chain release factor 1, giving the protein MLPHDRLHQIVQRFEFLEAKLNSGPAADEIAAISREYAELKPVVAQVERWRAASEGLEEAQQMLADPDMRELAEEEVARLKAELPELEQALRIALLPKDAADARPAIMEIRPGTGGEEAALFAGDLLAMYRRYAEAQGWSFQLLDMSETEIGGVKEATARIEGEGVFARLKYESGVHRVQRVPETESGGRIHTSAATVAVLPEAEEVDIDIPTADIRIDTMRASGAGGQHVNTTDSAVRITHLPTGIVVTSSEKSQHQNRANAMAVLRARLYDMERERAASERAADRKSQVGSGDRSERIRTYNFPQGRMTDHRINLTLYALDKVMQGDLAEIIDALTAHDQAEKLAAQE; this is encoded by the coding sequence ATGCTGCCTCATGACCGCCTGCACCAGATCGTCCAGCGTTTCGAGTTTCTCGAAGCGAAGCTGAATTCCGGCCCTGCCGCCGATGAGATCGCCGCGATCAGCCGCGAATATGCCGAACTCAAACCCGTTGTGGCTCAGGTTGAGCGATGGCGGGCGGCCTCGGAGGGGCTGGAGGAGGCGCAGCAGATGCTGGCCGATCCGGATATGCGCGAGCTGGCTGAGGAAGAGGTGGCGCGTCTCAAGGCCGAATTGCCCGAGCTTGAACAGGCGTTGCGCATTGCCCTGCTGCCGAAGGATGCAGCCGACGCGCGGCCCGCGATCATGGAAATCCGGCCGGGAACCGGCGGCGAGGAAGCTGCGCTTTTCGCGGGCGATCTGCTTGCCATGTACCGGCGCTATGCCGAGGCGCAGGGCTGGAGTTTTCAGCTTCTCGATATGAGCGAAACCGAAATCGGCGGCGTGAAAGAGGCGACGGCACGCATCGAAGGCGAGGGCGTATTTGCGCGGCTGAAATATGAATCCGGTGTCCACCGCGTGCAGCGCGTCCCCGAGACCGAATCGGGTGGCCGTATCCACACCTCCGCCGCGACAGTCGCCGTGCTGCCCGAGGCCGAGGAGGTCGATATCGACATTCCCACGGCCGATATCCGCATCGACACGATGCGTGCGTCCGGCGCGGGGGGGCAGCATGTCAACACGACCGATTCCGCTGTCCGCATCACCCATCTGCCGACCGGGATCGTGGTGACCTCATCGGAAAAATCGCAGCACCAGAACCGGGCCAATGCGATGGCGGTTCTTCGTGCCCGGCTGTACGATATGGAGCGTGAGCGTGCCGCTTCGGAACGTGCTGCCGACCGGAAATCCCAGGTGGGAAGCGGGGATCGTTCCGAGCGGATACGAACCTATAATTTCCCTCAGGGCCGGATGACGGATCATCGCATCAATCTGACGCTTTACGCGCTCGATAAGGTCATGCAGGGCGATCTGGCCGAGATTATCGACGCACTGACCGCGCATGATCAGGCGGAAAAACTGGCCGCGCAGGAATAA
- the prmC gene encoding peptide chain release factor N(5)-glutamine methyltransferase translates to MLTGRELRREAQRRFEAASIPDAATDAARLFGHALSIALGKPVQHHHIALYLNETASAELVSAMAPLVEARLARRPVSQIIGRRAFWKHDFRVTSDTLDPRPETETLIEAALRLPWETLLDLGTGTGAILISLLDERRGASGRGCDISDAALAVARENAARIGVEAALMVSDWFSEVRGRFDLIVSNPPYIAVSEMQDLAPELREWEPRMALTDEGDGLSAYRRIAADAPRFLNPGGHVLVEIGSGQGEAVQKIFSEAGAETKIISDLDGRDRVVLAKFRDMKG, encoded by the coding sequence ATGCTGACGGGCAGGGAACTCCGCCGCGAGGCGCAGCGCCGTTTCGAGGCCGCGTCCATTCCGGATGCGGCGACGGATGCCGCGCGGCTGTTCGGGCATGCGCTGAGCATCGCTCTTGGAAAGCCGGTGCAGCATCACCATATTGCCCTGTACCTGAACGAAACCGCCTCGGCGGAACTGGTTTCGGCGATGGCGCCTCTGGTTGAGGCGCGTCTGGCCCGGCGTCCGGTCAGTCAGATCATCGGGCGGCGAGCCTTCTGGAAACATGATTTCCGCGTCACCAGCGATACGCTCGACCCAAGGCCAGAGACCGAAACGCTGATCGAAGCGGCGCTGCGGCTGCCCTGGGAAACCCTGCTGGATCTGGGAACCGGGACCGGCGCGATCCTGATTTCGCTGCTCGATGAACGACGCGGTGCTTCGGGGAGGGGCTGTGACATATCCGACGCCGCCCTTGCCGTTGCGCGAGAAAATGCCGCGCGAATCGGGGTGGAGGCGGCGCTTATGGTCTCTGACTGGTTCAGTGAGGTACGGGGCCGTTTCGATCTGATCGTCTCGAACCCGCCCTATATCGCGGTGTCCGAGATGCAGGATCTTGCTCCTGAGCTTCGGGAATGGGAGCCGCGCATGGCGCTGACCGATGAGGGCGACGGATTGTCCGCCTATCGCAGGATTGCCGCCGATGCGCCCCGCTTTCTCAATCCCGGCGGGCATGTACTGGTCGAAATCGGGTCCGGTCAGGGCGAGGCGGTGCAGAAAATATTTTCTGAAGCCGGTGCCGAAACGAAGATAATCAGCGATCTCGATGGGCGGGATCGCGTCGTTTTGGCAAAATTTCGTGACATGAAAGGTTAA
- a CDS encoding DUF4167 domain-containing protein: MRSSKSRSRSKSNRQRSLGNIVNRVFDSSGPEGKVRGTPQQIIDKYLTLARDAQLSNDRVAEQAFLQHAEHYTRLLSEAQREQAERQQQNQYNHQNQQQNHQSQNGRNGDSYENGNGNGNDTARDQSRDDRGQRNGDSSDATEEKRNNYRTPRHDAPREEASGNAAPADASSEGGASAEAGALPDAIGEDAGRVETPEQAQPAPRARRTTTRAPRAAKTDAPAKPRTRKASTRKAAEPEAAASDPSGEAAAPATETSGE; the protein is encoded by the coding sequence ATGAGATCATCCAAATCCCGTTCGCGCTCGAAGTCGAACCGTCAGCGTTCACTTGGCAATATCGTTAATCGCGTCTTCGATTCCTCCGGCCCTGAGGGCAAGGTTCGGGGCACGCCTCAGCAAATTATTGATAAATACCTGACACTTGCACGAGATGCGCAATTGTCGAATGACCGGGTGGCCGAACAGGCCTTCCTGCAGCATGCGGAACATTACACGCGGCTGCTGAGCGAGGCGCAGCGTGAGCAGGCCGAGCGTCAGCAGCAGAATCAGTATAACCATCAGAATCAGCAGCAAAATCATCAGAGCCAGAATGGTCGCAATGGCGATTCGTATGAGAATGGCAATGGTAATGGCAACGATACTGCGCGGGATCAGTCCCGCGACGATCGCGGCCAACGCAATGGTGATTCTTCGGACGCCACGGAAGAAAAGCGCAATAATTACCGCACTCCGCGTCATGATGCGCCGCGCGAGGAGGCTTCGGGTAACGCTGCTCCGGCTGACGCTTCTTCTGAAGGCGGCGCTTCCGCAGAAGCGGGTGCGTTGCCCGATGCGATTGGCGAGGATGCAGGCCGCGTCGAAACGCCCGAGCAGGCGCAGCCGGCACCTCGTGCCCGCCGCACGACGACACGTGCGCCGCGTGCCGCCAAGACCGACGCGCCGGCAAAGCCCCGCACCCGCAAGGCCAGCACCCGTAAAGCCGCAGAGCCGGAAGCCGCTGCTTCCGATCCATCGGGCGAGGCGGCAGCCCCTGCAACAGAGACGTCCGGCGAATAG
- the rsmA gene encoding 16S rRNA (adenine(1518)-N(6)/adenine(1519)-N(6))-dimethyltransferase RsmA, with protein MSSIDGLPPLREVISTHDLRAKKQLGQNFLLDLNLTAKIARQAGDLTGSDILEIGPGPGGLTRGLLAEGARHVLAIEKDARALPALEQIVHAYPGRLQVIHGDALEIDPLSHLTPPIRVAANLPYNIGTELLIRWLTPPDWPPFWQSLTLMFQREVAERIVAQPGQKAYGRLSILAQWRSEARIVMSIPPEAFVPAPKIHSSVVQITALPKPRFPADPAILSRIVATAFNQRRKMLRSSLRGLHPEMEAILTEAGIKPTARAEEIGIEGFCTLARIFEARSG; from the coding sequence ATGAGCAGCATTGACGGGCTTCCACCGCTGCGAGAGGTGATCAGCACCCATGATTTGCGTGCCAAGAAGCAGCTTGGCCAGAATTTCCTTCTGGACCTGAACCTGACCGCCAAGATCGCGCGGCAGGCCGGAGATCTGACCGGAAGCGATATTCTAGAGATCGGACCGGGTCCGGGCGGGCTGACCCGTGGGCTTCTGGCCGAGGGTGCACGTCATGTGCTGGCCATCGAAAAAGATGCCCGCGCCCTGCCCGCGCTAGAACAGATCGTACATGCCTATCCCGGACGGCTTCAGGTCATCCACGGCGACGCGCTTGAAATCGATCCGCTCAGCCATCTGACGCCGCCGATCCGGGTTGCCGCAAATCTTCCCTATAATATCGGAACCGAGCTTCTAATCCGCTGGCTGACCCCGCCGGACTGGCCGCCATTCTGGCAGTCTCTGACATTGATGTTCCAGCGCGAGGTCGCCGAGCGCATCGTCGCGCAGCCCGGCCAGAAAGCCTATGGGCGGCTTTCGATCCTTGCCCAGTGGCGCAGCGAGGCCCGCATCGTGATGAGCATCCCGCCCGAGGCCTTCGTCCCCGCGCCGAAAATACACTCATCGGTGGTGCAGATCACCGCGCTGCCTAAGCCGCGCTTTCCCGCCGATCCCGCGATATTGTCGCGCATCGTGGCGACGGCCTTCAATCAGAGGCGCAAGATGCTGCGCAGTTCCCTCCGGGGGCTGCATCCCGAAATGGAAGCGATCCTGACCGAAGCCGGGATCAAACCGACGGCACGCGCCGAGGAAATCGGGATCGAGGGGTTCTGCACATTGGCCCGCATCTTTGAGGCCCGGTCGGGTTAA
- the pdxA gene encoding 4-hydroxythreonine-4-phosphate dehydrogenase PdxA, giving the protein MVRPILVTCGEPAGIGPELAPKLLAAHVPFVWIGDPTHLPPGTDWTGISDLSQLPADTLPVLSHDFAQPATPGQPDAGNARGVIEVIERAVSLTQSGAASGICTMPIHKKALKDGAGFAFPGHTEFLAHLAGAAGVAMMLASTTVEPPCRVVPATIHIALSEVPAQLTPEALERAIRITHDAMIRDFGIARPRIAIAGLNPHAGEGGAMGHEELDWIAPLILRLKDEGLNLTGPLPADTMFHATARIRYDAAICAYHDQALIPIKTLDFSGGVNITLGLPFVRTSPDHGTAFDIAGKGIADADSAIAALRMAWDMAQTRGTA; this is encoded by the coding sequence ATGGTACGCCCCATCCTTGTCACCTGCGGAGAGCCGGCGGGTATCGGGCCGGAACTGGCTCCTAAGCTGCTTGCGGCGCATGTGCCTTTCGTCTGGATCGGCGACCCAACGCATCTGCCACCCGGCACGGACTGGACCGGGATCAGCGATCTGTCGCAACTGCCCGCAGATACGCTGCCCGTGCTGAGCCATGATTTCGCGCAGCCTGCAACGCCGGGCCAGCCCGATGCCGGAAATGCCCGTGGCGTGATCGAAGTGATTGAGCGTGCCGTTTCCCTGACCCAAAGCGGCGCAGCTTCGGGTATCTGCACCATGCCGATTCACAAGAAGGCACTGAAAGACGGGGCCGGTTTCGCCTTTCCGGGCCATACCGAGTTTCTTGCCCATCTTGCCGGAGCTGCCGGGGTGGCGATGATGCTCGCCTCGACCACGGTCGAGCCGCCATGCCGCGTGGTGCCTGCAACCATTCATATCGCGCTGTCCGAGGTTCCGGCGCAACTGACGCCCGAAGCTCTGGAACGCGCCATCCGCATCACGCATGACGCGATGATCCGGGATTTCGGCATCGCCCGGCCCCGGATCGCCATCGCCGGGCTGAACCCTCATGCGGGCGAAGGCGGCGCGATGGGGCATGAGGAACTGGACTGGATCGCGCCTCTGATCCTGCGCCTGAAAGATGAGGGGCTGAACCTGACCGGGCCGCTGCCCGCCGATACGATGTTTCACGCCACCGCCCGCATACGTTATGATGCGGCGATCTGCGCATATCACGATCAGGCACTTATCCCGATCAAGACGCTTGATTTCTCGGGCGGCGTGAATATCACGCTTGGCCTGCCCTTCGTACGAACCTCACCGGATCACGGGACCGCGTTCGACATTGCCGGAAAAGGAATCGCCGATGCGGACAGCGCCATCGCCGCCTTGCGCATGGCCTGGGACATGGCGCAAACACGGGGCACGGCATGA
- a CDS encoding peptidylprolyl isomerase, with product MRQLLLSATVAVALGGSLGAPSAAQDFSPVVYVNNSVVTQYEIQQRQRFSQVLNSPEQGVDAAERALIEDRLRLDAARQIGVEVSDVGLEQGLAEFAGRAGLTTGEFIQVLERNGVERQAYRDFIRAGVAWREVVRQRIMPTVAVTDAELDQEMKRIVETPLITQVLLSEMIIPAPGGQEEAVMNLAETLTRSIGSEGDFAAAARQYSATPSAGRGGRLEWMAVENMPPSLRPIILGLQPGQMTPPLTVPGAVVLFYLRDTRGELRPGAREQQLNYLQVTFASSAEAQNAAAQALSCGTLYEFANGLPDQQVQEFTGSQGSVPADIAIRLASLDENEAVVVNRGGAADVLMLCDRTPALLAGLDAGPVATASTTDGETVTDANPNALPEREAVRQQIYNRKISQAANAYLAELRADAVIRRN from the coding sequence ATGCGGCAGTTACTTCTTTCCGCGACAGTTGCAGTGGCGCTTGGCGGGTCCCTCGGCGCCCCGTCAGCGGCGCAGGATTTTTCTCCGGTTGTCTATGTCAACAACTCGGTCGTAACCCAGTATGAAATCCAGCAGCGCCAGCGTTTCTCGCAGGTTCTGAACTCGCCTGAACAGGGCGTGGATGCGGCAGAGCGGGCGCTGATAGAGGACCGGCTGAGGCTGGATGCGGCGCGTCAGATCGGGGTCGAGGTCAGCGATGTCGGGCTTGAGCAGGGGCTGGCGGAATTCGCGGGCCGTGCCGGGCTGACCACCGGCGAATTCATTCAGGTTCTCGAACGCAACGGGGTGGAACGTCAGGCCTATCGCGATTTCATCCGCGCAGGCGTCGCCTGGCGCGAGGTGGTCCGCCAGCGGATCATGCCAACCGTGGCGGTCACCGACGCCGAGCTAGATCAGGAAATGAAGCGCATCGTCGAGACGCCGCTGATCACGCAGGTTCTGCTGTCCGAGATGATCATTCCCGCGCCCGGCGGGCAGGAAGAGGCCGTGATGAACCTCGCCGAAACGCTGACCCGCTCGATCGGCAGCGAGGGCGATTTCGCGGCGGCTGCGCGGCAATATTCCGCGACGCCATCGGCGGGACGGGGCGGAAGGCTGGAATGGATGGCCGTCGAGAACATGCCGCCGAGTCTGCGCCCGATCATTCTGGGGCTTCAGCCCGGCCAGATGACCCCGCCGCTGACCGTGCCGGGCGCGGTTGTGCTGTTCTATCTGCGCGATACGCGCGGTGAGCTGCGTCCCGGTGCCCGCGAACAGCAGCTCAACTATCTTCAGGTCACCTTCGCCAGCTCCGCCGAAGCACAGAATGCCGCCGCGCAGGCGCTGTCCTGCGGCACGCTGTATGAATTCGCGAATGGTCTGCCGGATCAGCAGGTGCAGGAATTCACAGGCTCGCAAGGCTCTGTTCCCGCCGATATCGCCATCAGGCTGGCCTCGCTGGATGAAAACGAAGCCGTTGTGGTCAATCGCGGCGGCGCAGCCGATGTGCTGATGCTGTGCGACCGGACCCCGGCGCTGCTTGCGGGGCTTGATGCCGGCCCGGTTGCGACGGCCTCGACCACGGATGGCGAGACCGTGACCGACGCGAACCCCAACGCCCTGCCGGAACGCGAAGCCGTCCGCCAGCAGATCTACAACCGGAAAATCTCGCAGGCGGCAAATGCCTATCTTGCGGAATTGCGGGCAGATGCGGTGATCCGGCGCAACTGA